In Atribacterota bacterium, the genomic window CGGGGAAGAAAACTGATTGAAGAAAAAATAATAAGTAAAGAAAATGAAAAGTTTAGGGAAATATTTTTCCCGAGAACCATAGGGAGGTACAGTCTATGAAGGTTATATTAAAAGAAAATATTGATAATTTGGGGTATACTGGAGATGTAGTAGAGGTTAATAGGGGGTATGCCCGAAATTTTTTATTTCCCAGAGGTTTAGCCATTGAATATTCCAGTGGTAATTTGAAATTTATTGAACATCTCAAGAAGAAAGAATGGGAAAAAAGAAATCGAGAAATATTAGAAGCAAAAGAATTAGCAGAGAAGCTTAATCAGCTTGAAATAGTTTTTACAGTGAAAGCAGGTAAGGATGGAAAATTATTTGGATCTATCACCCATAAAGATATTGCCCAGTATTTGGAAGATAATTGTCAGATAGAGATTGACCGTAAAAAGATTGAGCATAATGAACCTATGAAAAAAATTGGAAACTATCAGGTGAGCGTTCGTTTGCATAAAGAAGTAAATGCCCAGTTAAGTATCAAGATAATTCCGGAGGAGGAAATGAAGAAGGAAGAAGAGGTTCCCACTGAGCAAAAACAAGAGGAAGGAAAAATAGAACAGAAAGATAAGGAATAATAAAAACTTCCAAACAGATAAGAGTGAAATAGGAGAAAAAAGATGGAATTAACCAGAAGTGCTCCCCAAAATATTAGTGCGGAACAAGCTACTTTAGGTTCTATTCTTTTAGAAAAGGATTCCATATTAAATTGTATAGAGATTTTACAACCGGAAGATTTTTATAAAAGCGCCCATCAAATAATTTATCAATGTGCTCTTGATTTATTTGAAAAGAACCAAGCAGTAGATTTAGTAACTCTAACGGAAGAGCTAAAAAAAATGAAGCAGTTGGATGATGTGGGAGGCGCTTCTTACCTGGCAACTTTAATGAGCAGTGTCCCTACTGCTGCCAATGTCGTTTATTATGCCAAAATCGTGGAAGAAAAGGCAATTTTAAGAAAATTAATTAATCATGCTACCCAGATTGTTACTATGGGTTATGAAGAACAGGAAGAGGCACGGGTATTACTGGATAAGGCGGAAAACCTTATTTTTGATGTATCTCAACAAAAAATTAAGAATTTCTTTAGCCCCCTTAAGGATTTACTAACAGAAAGTTTTGAAAAGATTGAAGATTTATATCATAGTGGAAATTTTATCACTGGGGTTCCTTCTGGTTTTATAACATTTGACGAATTAACCACTGGTTTTCAACGTTCAGAGTTGGTAATTGTTGCCGGAAGACCATCTATGGGAAAAACAGCTTTTTGTCTAAATATTGCTCAATTTGCCGCTATGCAGCATAAGATTCCGGTGGCTATTTTTAGTTTGGAAATGTCTAAATCACAAATAGTACAGAGGATGTTATGCTCAGAGGCTCGTATTGACACCCATGCTTTGCGCAGGGGGATAATGCCGGAAGAAGACTGGCCTAAATTATCTCTGGCTGCTGGTCGATTATCCGCTGCACCTATCTTTGTTGATGATACTGCAGGAATATCGCCATTGGAAATTAAAGCAAAAGCCCGAAGATTAAAAGCTAAACATGAATTAGGTCTTATTCTTATTGATTATCTTCAGCTAATTCAGACTGGACTAAAAATTGAAAACCGTCAGCAAGAAATATCACAAATTTCCCGATCTCTGAAAGGCCTTGCCCGGGAATTAAATATTCCGGTAATAGCGGTATCACAGTTATCAAGAGCTGTAGAACAACGATCTAATCAACGACCCCGTCTTTCGGATTTAAGGGAGAGCGGAGCTTTAGAACAGGATGCTGATGTTGTAGTATTTATATATCGAGAAGAATATTATAAACCAAAAAGCAGTAAAAAGGGAATTGCCGAGGTGATTATCAGCAAGCAAAGAAATGGACCTACAGGGACTGTAGAATTAGCTTTCTTAAAAGAATATACCCGTTTTGAGAACTTAGCCAGAATAGCAGAAGAAGCTGAATAAAAAATAGGAACAAGTATTTGAAATAAGCGTTTTTTGAAATTTCGTTGACACTTTTTCTAAAATATAGTACCATTGTAAAGCAATAAAAAAGAATA contains:
- the rplI gene encoding 50S ribosomal protein L9, which encodes MKVILKENIDNLGYTGDVVEVNRGYARNFLFPRGLAIEYSSGNLKFIEHLKKKEWEKRNREILEAKELAEKLNQLEIVFTVKAGKDGKLFGSITHKDIAQYLEDNCQIEIDRKKIEHNEPMKKIGNYQVSVRLHKEVNAQLSIKIIPEEEMKKEEEVPTEQKQEEGKIEQKDKE
- the dnaB gene encoding replicative DNA helicase, whose product is MELTRSAPQNISAEQATLGSILLEKDSILNCIEILQPEDFYKSAHQIIYQCALDLFEKNQAVDLVTLTEELKKMKQLDDVGGASYLATLMSSVPTAANVVYYAKIVEEKAILRKLINHATQIVTMGYEEQEEARVLLDKAENLIFDVSQQKIKNFFSPLKDLLTESFEKIEDLYHSGNFITGVPSGFITFDELTTGFQRSELVIVAGRPSMGKTAFCLNIAQFAAMQHKIPVAIFSLEMSKSQIVQRMLCSEARIDTHALRRGIMPEEDWPKLSLAAGRLSAAPIFVDDTAGISPLEIKAKARRLKAKHELGLILIDYLQLIQTGLKIENRQQEISQISRSLKGLARELNIPVIAVSQLSRAVEQRSNQRPRLSDLRESGALEQDADVVVFIYREEYYKPKSSKKGIAEVIISKQRNGPTGTVELAFLKEYTRFENLARIAEEAE